A genome region from Candidatus Gracilibacteria bacterium includes the following:
- a CDS encoding prepilin-type N-terminal cleavage/methylation domain-containing protein, producing the protein MISIQNTHKAFSIIEVMVGIFIFSLGLVSIYALLASSLSASSYSENAIVASNLSREQIELFKNIRDTNYKKLNVWNKVNPYTDFQIDNEVFELGKYYTLENNFGNSDSSIDVGEITGFKQGEDELLSMKKYQLCLDENEVYTYDCDSNNTQTVYYRYLYLEELRDEDNTVITDAVKVTSKVIWTKRGYHEFYIDTIITDWRRI; encoded by the coding sequence ATGATATCAATACAAAATACTCATAAAGCTTTCTCCATTATAGAAGTAATGGTCGGGATTTTTATATTTTCACTCTGACTTGTTTCAATATATGCACTCCTCGCTTCTTCACTCAGCGCGAGTAGTTATAGTGAAAATGCTATTGTTGCTTCAAATCTATCACGAGAACAAATAGAACTTTTTAAAAATATTAGAGATACTAATTATAAAAAACTCAATGTTTGGAACAAGGTGAATCCATATACTGATTTTCAAATTGATAATGAAGTATTTGAGTTAGGGAAATATTACACACTTGAAAATAATTTTTGAAATTCTGACTCTTCTATCGATGTTGGTGAGATTACTTGATTTAAACAGTGAGAAGATGAGCTTTTGAGTATGAAAAAATATCAACTTTGTCTCGATGAAAATGAAGTATACACCTATGATTGTGACTCAAATAATACTCAGACGGTGTATTATAGATATCTCTATCTTGAAGAATTAAGAGATGAAGACAACACAGTTATCACTGACGCAGTAAAGGTTACTTCTAAAGTTATTTGGACAAAACGTGGATATCACGAATTTTATATCGATACAATCATTACTGATTGGAGAAGAATTTAA
- a CDS encoding RNA polymerase sigma factor, translating to MQERDYITRYQNGDFSAFGSLYDLYIDQIFAYVLRKTSQREVAEDLTSQIWMKALKGIENFETQEGASFKSWIYTIAANMVIDYYRSAKEQVQLDDIAEMGISENIGSQIDNKDTLAKVLVFLKNLKPIEEEIVILKVWDELSYKEIAEITGKKEDNCKQIYKRTLEKIQANVSLLIILIFFI from the coding sequence ATGCAAGAGCGAGATTACATAACTAGATATCAGAACTGAGATTTTTCTGCCTTTTGAAGCTTATATGATTTGTATATTGATCAAATATTTGCGTATGTACTGAGAAAAACAAGTCAGAGAGAAGTAGCAGAGGATTTGACGAGCCAGATTTGGATGAAGGCACTGAAATGAATTGAAAACTTTGAGACTCAAGAATGAGCAAGCTTCAAGAGTTGGATTTATACAATAGCAGCTAATATGGTTATAGATTACTATCGCTCTGCAAAAGAACAAGTACAACTGGATGATATCGCCGAGATGTGAATAAGTGAGAATATAGGGAGTCAAATTGACAACAAAGATACACTTGCAAAAGTGTTAGTATTTTTGAAAAATCTGAAACCAATTGAGGAAGAAATAGTTATTTTGAAAGTATGGGATGAACTCAGTTATAAAGAAATTGCTGAAATTACTTGAAAAAAAGAAGATAATTGCAAACAAATATACAAAAGAACGCTTGAGAAGATACAGGCAAATGTATCACTTCTCATAATATTGATATTTTTTATATAA
- a CDS encoding type II secretion system F family protein: protein MSQTPFTFHRKVSLVDKFNFYEYLSVMLDGGVTISETLDSVQTKIKNQNFKEKIKDLQTYVSSGDSVSKSMKKIPQIFSSGEISIIEAGETTGKLSQSLGNLAQNLRKSHDLRSKIKGALTYPVIIFLFLILAVIVVLAYVIPSVSQLFESTEVELPVATQALVATSDFVIYNWGYIILFVLTALVLFYGYKNTEKGRANLDYFILGLPLIGKVNKNYLLATFSTNLGSLIASGVPVVKSLSLSGRALNNLVYETHINEVIGKVSNGQKIVDSLAEVDPEHNLFPLDFLQMLSVGEKTASIDTVSKKLTEQYTREVNYSLDSLTKWIEPIAILIAGIFVLWFAFAIFGAILKVTQTVS, encoded by the coding sequence ATGTCTCAAACACCATTTACATTTCATAGAAAAGTCTCTCTGGTTGATAAGTTCAATTTTTATGAATATTTATCAGTTATGTTAGACGGTTGAGTGACCATTTCTGAAACCCTTGATTCGGTGCAAACTAAAATCAAAAACCAAAATTTTAAGGAAAAAATCAAAGATTTACAAACCTATGTTTCTTCATGAGATTCAGTAAGTAAATCGATGAAAAAAATACCTCAAATATTTTCTAGTTGAGAAATATCAATCATTGAAGCAGGAGAAACAACGTGAAAACTTTCACAATCTCTTGGAAACTTAGCTCAAAACCTCAGAAAGAGTCATGACTTGCGATCTAAAATCAAAGGAGCATTAACGTATCCTGTGATTATTTTCTTATTTTTGATTCTTGCTGTTATTGTGGTACTTGCATATGTTATACCATCTGTAAGTCAATTATTTGAATCAACTGAAGTAGAGCTTCCTGTAGCTACTCAAGCTCTCGTAGCTACTTCTGATTTTGTTATTTATAACTGGGGATATATTATACTTTTTGTGCTTACAGCCTTAGTATTGTTTTATGGATATAAGAATACTGAAAAAGGAAGAGCAAATTTAGATTATTTTATACTAGGACTTCCTCTTATCGGAAAGGTAAACAAAAATTACCTGCTTGCTACTTTCTCAACAAACCTTTGAAGTCTTATTGCTTCAGGTGTACCTGTGGTTAAATCACTTTCTCTTTCATGACGAGCACTGAATAATCTCGTGTATGAGACTCATATAAATGAAGTTATTTGAAAAGTCTCTAATGGTCAAAAAATAGTTGATTCACTTGCTGAGGTTGACCCAGAACACAATCTATTTCCTCTAGATTTTTTACAAATGCTATCTGTGTGAGAAAAAACTGCATCAATAGATACAGTAAGTAAAAAACTGACAGAGCAATATACAAGAGAAGTTAACTACTCTCTTGACAGTCTTACAAAATGGATTGAACCTATTGCCATACTTATAGCTGGGATCTTTGTACTTTGGTTTGCATTTGCAATATTTGGAGCTATCTTAAAGGTAACTCAAACTGTTTCTTAA
- a CDS encoding DUF2127 domain-containing protein — protein MHKNDTAILFLKGLFSAVQIGTGVLALFIGFEKIQSFLIFIAGRELSEDSTDFIALHMLDFANNISLSVGTFIALYIIVEGATKLLLIWGVYKENKIIIPIAFIIFGLVILYQVYLLITGHSLYIIGFILLDSLLLWVIWKEYKKILNKF, from the coding sequence ATGCACAAAAATGATACGGCAATTCTCTTCCTCAAATGACTTTTTAGTGCTGTTCAAATTTGAACCTGAGTACTTGCTCTATTTATAGGTTTTGAGAAAATTCAATCATTTCTCATATTTATAGCGTGAAGAGAATTAAGTGAAGATTCAACTGACTTTATAGCCCTGCATATGCTCGATTTTGCGAATAATATATCACTCAGTGTAGGGACATTTATAGCACTCTATATTATAGTGGAGTGAGCCACAAAGCTCTTACTTATTTGGGGAGTGTATAAGGAAAATAAGATTATTATACCAATTGCATTTATTATTTTCGGCTTAGTTATACTTTATCAAGTTTATCTATTAATTACATGACACTCTCTCTATATTATATGATTTATACTTCTTGACTCTCTCTTGCTTTGGGTTATTTGGAAAGAGTACAAAAAAATACTAAATAAATTTTAG
- a CDS encoding prepilin-type N-terminal cleavage/methylation domain-containing protein, translated as MISNKGGFTLIELLVVITILFIIMTMTYLPYAHHQKKTLLKQGAREISQSLSEARNFALHGLDTGAGNLSIGLYFAPGTTQIEYYAYPLNETINEDSLNQDNLYKTKKLPKGIEVDSVGGSTDGYLFNFEAITASGAHMGESEIDIIISYQGSESPVLQKNISYYPKSSISDYK; from the coding sequence ATGATTTCAAATAAGGGAGGATTTACTTTAATTGAATTGTTGGTTGTTATTACCATACTCTTTATTATTATGACGATGACGTATCTACCATATGCACATCATCAAAAAAAAACACTCTTGAAACAATGAGCAAGAGAAATAAGTCAAAGTTTATCTGAAGCTCGAAACTTTGCCTTACATGGGCTTGATACATGAGCTTGAAATCTTAGTATTTGACTGTACTTTGCTCCTGGAACAACTCAAATTGAATATTACGCGTATCCATTGAACGAAACAATAAATGAGGACTCTTTAAATCAAGATAATCTTTATAAAACTAAAAAACTTCCTAAGTGAATTGAAGTAGATTCTGTTGGATGATCAACAGATGGATATCTATTTAATTTTGAAGCTATTACTGCAAGTGGAGCCCATATGTGAGAATCTGAGATTGATATAATCATTTCATATCAAGGATCAGAAAGTCCAGTGCTACAAAAAAATATCAGCTATTACCCGAAATCATCTATTTCAGATTATAAATAA
- a CDS encoding type II secretion system protein yields the protein MKYKNTHPGFTLVELIVSITIFSIILVAVVSIFLFASQMSTRVELDRTMQENIKNIMEDISEGVRKNTLTGVSSGLDSKCETIEPGVGDSIKQASAVCIGDSIYTLGYENETGDGSWERSSDIVKDCQDISKVCRLVKKEMGGDYFPLSNSFIAFQDAVFTISNPELPKLTIQLVYRPAAGKGVSAAIIEQGVQSIQTTVSQKLIKTN from the coding sequence ATGAAATATAAAAATACTCATCCTTGATTTACACTCGTAGAACTTATTGTTTCTATTACTATTTTTAGTATTATTTTAGTAGCTGTTGTTTCAATATTTTTATTTGCTTCTCAGATGTCTACTCGGGTTGAGCTTGATAGAACCATGCAAGAGAATATAAAAAATATCATGGAGGATATATCTGAGGGAGTGAGAAAAAATACTCTTACTTGAGTGAGTTCTTGACTGGACTCAAAATGTGAAACAATCGAGCCTTGAGTATGAGATAGCATTAAACAAGCAAGTGCTGTGTGTATTTGAGATAGTATCTATACTTTGTGATATGAGAATGAAACTGGTGATGGAAGCTGGGAAAGAAGTAGTGATATAGTAAAAGATTGCCAAGATATTTCAAAAGTGTGTCGTCTTGTAAAAAAAGAAATGGGTTGAGATTATTTTCCTCTTAGTAACAGTTTCATTGCATTTCAAGATGCTGTATTTACTATATCAAATCCTGAGCTCCCAAAACTAACTATCCAACTTGTATATAGACCAGCAGCCTGAAAATGAGTTTCTGCAGCTATTATTGAACAATGAGTACAAAGTATACAGACAACCGTTAGTCAAAAACTCATAAAAACGAATTAA
- a CDS encoding prepilin-type N-terminal cleavage/methylation domain-containing protein produces MRQNKSGFTFVELIVVLVIIAILSTIGFTVYESYLSTGRDTKRIIQLDGLQKSLTSYASRSKLPLPENSLQISFSGAVFIYQGEITNAIAKTIGFDGDVEDSHLGINPIYSLSSNRKDFQIMSYLEEGLTTQNLTPNSYAAVGYENLYIKTIGKPVGILLDSDSNSPINTIPQYSSLGIYDIISGTGNIDVVLSDSNYFEATSENILQLIPNHSCKRILEMGNSSGDGIYTISPNGSSKIRTFCDMRTDGGGWTLLLNHDVNAGVFPDNAQALSNDIGNPTSGKYSILDQTQYFKKDNMFTFWIHYPELGDSTSGNFWSQQSNPTVNPGTSTGGVTGYTPISIDYSGSGWGGLEYNGTSTLADGNVNSTGWFYAIGNKTLWNGGTPGPTAAVKKVQLYIK; encoded by the coding sequence ATGAGACAAAATAAAAGCGGATTTACGTTTGTAGAACTTATTGTTGTCCTTGTTATTATTGCAATACTATCTACTATAGGTTTTACTGTTTATGAATCCTATCTCTCAACAGGTAGGGATACTAAAAGAATTATTCAGTTAGATTGACTTCAAAAGAGTCTTACGAGTTACGCGAGTCGATCAAAACTTCCGCTTCCTGAAAATAGTTTACAAATTAGTTTCTCAGGAGCTGTATTTATATATCAAGGAGAAATTACGAATGCAATAGCAAAAACCATTTGATTTGATTGAGATGTTGAGGATTCTCACTTAGGTATTAATCCTATATATAGTCTTTCAAGTAATCGAAAAGACTTTCAAATAATGTCATATCTGGAAGAGGGGCTAACAACTCAGAATTTAACTCCAAATTCTTATGCTGCTGTTGGATATGAAAATCTTTATATTAAGACTATTTGAAAACCAGTATGAATTTTACTTGATTCTGATTCAAATTCACCTATTAATACAATTCCACAATACAGTTCGCTATGAATTTATGATATTATTTCTTGAACTTGAAATATTGATGTAGTATTATCTGATTCAAATTATTTTGAAGCTACTTCTGAAAATATTCTCCAATTAATACCAAATCATAGCTGTAAAAGAATTCTTGAAATGTGAAACTCTAGTTGAGATGGGATATATACTATTTCACCAAATTGAAGTAGTAAAATTCGAACTTTCTGTGATATGCGTACTGATTGAGGTGGTTGGACACTCTTATTGAATCATGATGTCAATGCTTGAGTATTTCCAGATAATGCACAAGCACTGAGTAATGATATATGAAATCCAACTAGTTGAAAATATTCTATCTTAGATCAAACACAGTATTTTAAAAAAGATAACATGTTTACTTTTTGGATACATTATCCAGAGTTGGGTGATTCTACCTCATGAAACTTTTGGAGCCAGCAATCTAATCCAACAGTAAACCCTTGAACTTCAACTGGTTGAGTAACTTGATATACTCCAATAAGTATAGATTACTCTTGAAGTTGATGGTGAGGACTTGAATATAATGGTACAAGTACTCTTGCTGATTGAAATGTTAATTCTACGGGTTGGTTTTATGCAATTGGAAATAAAACCTTATGGAATTGATGAACTCCAGGACCCACTGCTGCAGTTAAAAAAGTACAATTGTATATTAAATAA
- the rbfA gene encoding 30S ribosome-binding factor RbfA, with the protein MKQERIQKAESITQQLIANYLIEEAQELSIEYGIVTVTDVKMSQDLSYLDVYVSSLKKTEGITKELAEHAHKIHRMLGRKIQFIKVPKIRFRYDESGEISFGITQAISNLDIK; encoded by the coding sequence ATGAAACAAGAACGAATTCAAAAAGCAGAGTCAATTACTCAACAACTTATTGCCAATTACCTAATTGAAGAGGCTCAGGAGTTGAGTATTGAGTATTGAATAGTAACAGTCACTGACGTTAAAATGAGTCAAGATTTGTCATATTTAGACGTATATGTGAGTAGTTTAAAAAAAACAGAAGGCATAACAAAAGAACTTGCTGAACATGCCCACAAAATACATAGGATGCTTTGAAGAAAAATACAATTTATAAAAGTACCTAAAATTAGATTTCGATATGACGAAAGTGGTGAAATATCATTTTGAATTACGCAAGCTATTTCAAACTTAGATATAAAATAA
- a CDS encoding TraB/GumN family protein, with amino-acid sequence MNEPKNLISFSILLTISLAIFYISGWMSFLEFYILLALYAVIFYSLQSLWYYLRNKTRNNFKDFVEYFLYRTSILLAVALLLTGSFISYHTFLNPATLPLYTLTNGEKTVQFQTMSHIASRAFYLQVQANIYAAKQDDGVLFFEGVRPGTAENEQKFNSALGIDFAPGLYDNLSELYGVVAQDNEMFLDLVNNKDYNIDLSIDDIIKIYEEKGLSSQKKGLMQNDEVVDINSDVIKILSELNPRELTVIRSFNQAFLNFIIKNEGFRNTMLSLVGNQDLFGVIIDERNEVLADAIINSEEKNIFVIYGLMHFDGVYNILLASDTIWKITSTKEYTIITDPGE; translated from the coding sequence ATGAATGAACCTAAAAATCTAATATCTTTCAGTATTTTACTGACTATTTCACTCGCTATTTTCTATATCTCTGGTTGGATGAGCTTTTTAGAATTTTATATTCTTCTTGCTCTCTACGCAGTAATATTTTACTCGCTGCAATCACTTTGGTACTATTTGAGAAATAAAACAAGAAATAATTTTAAGGATTTCGTGGAATATTTTCTCTATAGAACATCTATTTTACTTGCAGTAGCACTACTTCTCACAGGATCATTTATATCCTATCATACATTTTTAAATCCTGCAACTCTTCCACTCTATACCCTCACAAATTGAGAAAAAACAGTTCAATTTCAAACCATGAGTCATATAGCCTCGCGTGCTTTTTATCTACAAGTTCAAGCAAATATTTATGCAGCAAAACAAGATGATTGAGTACTGTTTTTTGAAGGAGTCAGACCTTGAACGGCTGAAAATGAACAAAAGTTTAACTCAGCACTTTGAATTGATTTTGCTCCATGATTATATGATAATCTCTCTGAACTGTATTGAGTAGTAGCACAGGATAATGAAATGTTTCTAGATCTCGTAAATAACAAAGATTACAATATTGATTTATCCATTGATGATATAATAAAAATATATGAAGAAAAATGACTGAGTTCTCAAAAAAAGTGACTCATGCAAAATGATGAAGTCGTAGACATTAACTCAGATGTCATAAAAATACTTTCCGAACTCAATCCTCGAGAACTCACCGTCATACGATCCTTTAACCAAGCATTTTTAAATTTTATAATAAAAAACGAGTGATTTAGAAATACTATGCTCTCACTTGTTTGAAACCAGGATTTGTTTTGAGTTATTATTGACGAGAGAAATGAAGTACTCGCAGATGCTATTATCAATAGTGAAGAAAAAAACATATTTGTTATTTATTGACTCATGCATTTTGACTGAGTTTACAACATCCTTTTAGCATCAGATACAATTTGGAAAATAACATCCACAAAAGAGTACACGATTATCACTGACCCTGGTGAGTAA
- a CDS encoding PrsW family intramembrane metalloprotease, producing the protein MDFLYYILALGILLMPLAFWMYIFVSFFQNVLSRLQFLIGIALGAIMSLPLLLSEGNSIGLLLERLFQPISTNITLMGIMQIGVIIVVFYLVLGVIEFMSSLYFQDSKKFFISRQLRVGIWSLLIVLLGILAIFFFKNVFPDISSVRSVSLGNYVFSGLGSIVGYYIIVSLLEEGSKYIGALSYAGKKNFESYTSYIVLCACIALGFSFFENIIYSFFQFKQFGISGAFLQFLFFRSVFSIALHLLSSMIFASAFWYILHPQTRRKKKYILGFIMLGLAAILSHSLFDVALSYDKVGLIILYVIALYIFMSSLTHQGQG; encoded by the coding sequence ATGGATTTTCTATACTATATTTTAGCGCTTTGAATACTCCTCATGCCTTTGGCTTTTTGGATGTATATATTTGTTTCATTTTTTCAAAATGTATTATCACGACTTCAGTTTTTAATTGGGATAGCGCTATGAGCCATCATGAGTCTTCCGTTACTTTTAAGCGAGTGAAATAGTATTTGACTCCTTTTAGAGCGTTTGTTTCAGCCTATTAGTACCAATATAACATTGATGGGGATAATGCAAATAGGAGTAATTATAGTAGTTTTTTATTTGGTGTTGTGAGTGATAGAATTTATGAGTTCGCTGTATTTTCAAGACTCAAAAAAATTCTTTATATCCAGACAATTGAGAGTATGAATTTGGAGTCTACTTATAGTTCTACTCTGAATCTTGGCAATTTTCTTCTTTAAGAATGTATTCCCAGATATTTCATCTGTTCGTAGCGTGTCATTATGAAACTACGTATTTAGCTGATTGGGGAGTATCGTATGATATTATATTATTGTATCGTTGTTAGAAGAGGGTTCTAAGTATATATGAGCACTTTCATATGCAGGAAAAAAGAATTTTGAATCGTACACTTCTTATATTGTTTTATGTGCTTGTATTGCTCTTGGATTTTCATTTTTCGAAAATATCATCTATAGTTTTTTCCAGTTTAAACAGTTTTGAATCTCTTGAGCTTTTTTACAGTTTCTATTTTTTAGGAGTGTATTTTCTATAGCCTTGCATCTTTTGAGTTCGATGATATTTGCCAGCGCATTTTGGTATATACTACATCCTCAAACCCGTCGCAAAAAAAAATACATACTTTGATTTATAATGCTTGGTTTAGCAGCTATTTTAAGTCATTCACTTTTTGATGTAGCTCTGAGCTATGATAAAGTAGGTCTCATAATTTTGTATGTCATTGCTCTCTATATATTTATGAGCTCTCTTACTCACCAGGGTCAGTGATAA
- a CDS encoding M3 family metallopeptidase, which yields MLSLKQQIRDELKNTDFPNLKFFYTKEALLCAPEILQELLEEEKQDFAIKLATPDTEITYELFEEFSELGYYFSILGHYQGVNNDEQIRKIIEDFEPEYIDFGNEISYSKRYFEMVKIVRNGTDLSQEQIKILDQEIESYEVRGIALDQTKQEILKKINKDLSELSQKFSNNALDSQNEFEYIITDESIISEVPDDDKAVAQKNAENKKVAGYLFDASGSSYGTIMKYCSDSSVRKHFYESRNSFATTGKYNNNPIILEILKLREQKAVLLGFKNYSELSLHFKMAESPEQVKNLFGEIAEQARPKAILELQEIREYFNLKELDIWDLGYYANKLKQEKYTFDSRELKKYFVYENVLAGLFETTQRLYNIEMKKTDIVSYSEDVEIYEVYRNGTFLSYYFTDFFYTPLKRQGAWADLLREKHGAYKKIVLNTCNFQKGTDGVTLLTLSDVETLYHEFGHAIHEMLSISEHSELSGFHVEHDFVELPSQLLENWARDEVGMKLFAKHFENGDEIPKAMLEKLKILEMFGNAQMILAQNTYAMLDMSLHSEGIPTSEAELDARVRKNAEQNSIFPVSDTYSPHTTFTHIFDGGYAAGYYSYMWAEIIEKEVWQAFKSSGDVFSPEIATKFHDLMLSAGSTKKASELFQDFFGREVSIDAFLKEKGLV from the coding sequence ATGCTCAGTCTTAAACAACAAATAAGAGATGAACTCAAAAATACAGATTTTCCTAATCTGAAGTTTTTTTATACTAAAGAAGCTTTACTTTGTGCTCCAGAAATACTTCAAGAACTACTTGAAGAAGAAAAACAGGATTTTGCCATTAAATTAGCGACTCCTGATACTGAAATAACATATGAGTTATTTGAAGAGTTTTCAGAACTTGGGTATTATTTTAGTATTCTTGGTCACTATCAAGGAGTGAATAATGATGAGCAGATTCGAAAAATAATTGAAGATTTTGAACCTGAATATATAGACTTTGGAAATGAAATTTCTTATTCAAAGAGATATTTCGAGATGGTGAAGATTGTACGAAATGGTACTGATTTAAGCCAAGAACAAATAAAAATCCTAGATCAAGAGATAGAATCATATGAAGTCAGATGAATAGCGCTTGATCAAACGAAGCAAGAAATACTCAAAAAAATAAATAAAGATCTCTCAGAACTTTCACAAAAGTTTTCCAATAATGCACTCGATTCACAAAATGAATTTGAATACATAATTACAGATGAATCTATTATTTCAGAAGTTCCAGATGACGATAAGGCAGTGGCACAGAAGAACGCTGAGAATAAGAAAGTAGCATGATACCTCTTTGATGCTTCTGGATCTTCCTATGGTACTATTATGAAATATTGCTCTGATAGTTCCGTGAGAAAGCACTTTTACGAGTCTCGAAATAGTTTTGCTACTACAGGGAAATACAACAATAATCCGATAATTTTAGAAATACTGAAACTACGGGAACAAAAAGCAGTGCTACTTGGTTTTAAAAACTACTCTGAACTATCGCTTCATTTTAAAATGGCAGAATCACCAGAACAAGTTAAGAACCTATTTTGAGAAATAGCTGAACAAGCACGACCAAAAGCTATACTAGAATTACAGGAAATACGAGAATATTTCAATCTTAAAGAACTGGATATATGGGATTTAGGGTATTACGCAAATAAACTCAAACAAGAAAAATATACCTTTGATAGTAGAGAGCTCAAGAAGTATTTTGTGTATGAAAATGTACTCGCTGGACTCTTTGAAACAACTCAAAGACTCTATAATATAGAGATGAAAAAAACTGATATAGTCAGTTATAGTGAGGATGTAGAAATATATGAAGTATACAGAAATGGAACATTTCTGTCTTATTATTTTACAGACTTTTTTTACACTCCACTTAAGAGACAAGGGGCTTGGGCTGACCTATTAAGAGAGAAACATGGAGCATATAAAAAGATAGTTTTAAATACCTGTAATTTTCAAAAATGAACAGATGGAGTTACACTTCTTACTCTCTCTGATGTTGAAACACTATATCATGAATTTGGTCATGCTATTCATGAAATGCTTTCTATTTCTGAGCATTCAGAACTTTCTGGATTTCATGTAGAACATGACTTTGTGGAGCTCCCAAGTCAGCTTCTTGAGAACTGGGCACGCGATGAAGTAGGAATGAAACTCTTTGCAAAACACTTCGAAAACTGAGATGAAATACCAAAAGCTATGTTAGAAAAACTTAAAATTCTTGAGATGTTTTGAAATGCTCAGATGATACTTGCTCAAAATACCTACGCGATGCTTGATATGAGTCTACATAGTGAAGGTATTCCAACTTCTGAAGCTGAACTCGATGCAAGAGTTAGAAAAAATGCTGAACAAAACTCAATATTTCCAGTTTCAGATACCTATTCTCCACACACTACCTTTACCCATATATTTGACTGAGGCTACGCTGCGGGATATTACAGCTACATGTGGGCAGAAATCATCGAAAAAGAAGTGTGGCAAGCATTTAAAAGCTCTTGAGATGTATTTTCACCAGAAATAGCAACTAAATTTCACGACCTCATGCTCTCAGCCGGAAGTACAAAAAAAGCCTCTGAATTATTCCAAGACTTTTTTGGCAGAGAGGTTTCTATTGATGCGTTTTTGAAAGAGAAGGGATTAGTGTAA
- a CDS encoding ATP-binding protein yields MMKVDLHTLGDIEIDESRLCEYCTDDSIHLEISYNSDFRNAVFLRKIADFICKHYGVHPKWRTRIVLIVDELNNNAIEYGTLKGGSNLFEFQLVKNTCGNIDIRISVTDAGNGLHAKNAGNMKELRDQHNSKDFSKHHSIRGRGLFLIISRLVDSLEFEDVDKKGLKVIVTKSLQVHSDS; encoded by the coding sequence ATGATGAAAGTTGATTTACATACTCTATGAGATATTGAAATTGATGAAAGTAGATTGTGTGAGTACTGTACTGACGATTCAATCCATCTTGAAATTAGCTACAATTCAGATTTTAGAAATGCTGTTTTTCTTCGGAAAATAGCCGATTTTATATGTAAGCATTATTGAGTTCATCCAAAGTGGAGAACGAGAATCGTACTCATCGTTGATGAGCTCAATAACAATGCTATTGAGTACGGTACGTTGAAATGAGGTAGTAATCTATTTGAGTTCCAATTGGTAAAAAATACATGCTGAAATATAGATATTCGTATAAGTGTTACAGATGCTTGAAACGGATTGCATGCTAAAAATGCTGGTAACATGAAAGAACTTAGAGACCAACATAACTCAAAAGATTTTTCAAAACATCACTCTATACGAGGGAGAGGTCTCTTTTTAATTATATCTCGACTGGTAGATAGTCTTGAATTTGAGGATGTAGATAAGAAAGGATTAAAAGTAATAGTTACGAAATCTCTTCAGGTACATTCAGACTCTTAA
- a CDS encoding HU family DNA-binding protein — MKKQDFIKAVATDAGLSQDAVSKVLSSMIDTITSELKKDNEVNITGFGAFKVAHRAARRGVNPRTQESIQIGPMKSPVFRAGKTFKESIR; from the coding sequence ATGAAAAAACAAGATTTTATTAAAGCTGTTGCTACTGATGCAGGTCTTTCACAAGATGCAGTTTCAAAAGTTTTAAGCAGTATGATTGATACTATTACTTCTGAACTTAAAAAAGATAACGAAGTGAATATTACTGGTTTTGGTGCATTTAAAGTAGCTCATAGAGCTGCTAGAAGAGGTGTGAATCCAAGAACACAAGAATCTATCCAAATTGGACCTATGAAATCTCCAGTTTTTAGAGCTGGTAAAACATTTAAAGAGTCTATTAGATAA